The following proteins are encoded in a genomic region of Streptomyces lunaelactis:
- a CDS encoding monodechloroaminopyrrolnitrin synthase PrnB family protein, translating to MLPKGGIPLTLYDLVAPGLDLRGEPRYRIAEIRAADPLGADAMLAALPAMNAAADVPALTVALRALVPDPDRVAALSVVDALAAMRDLGILLGSLKRHGTEPVPAVPEVLPVLEELGRRTDMVPRDTVHHYTTWNPLGARQRMYTGDRMEASLQDAVRMVFPSLVAALGTCAELARLEPYDPGFALCLDRTAQHVQAMVDSIDFTVANVSPVFFAQEMRSYFEEIDVAGHEYLGPAAAQVPLWLVDLTLWQCDRSNPKYDAFLRESVQYSLPSWRDHYARHQGGTSAVSKLSAAISWEAVDRLPQQLAASAVSLARVLRILKTFRARHMTIARKAYSEDVRLYDMGSGGAPIELLRSVLDLTRDNETLVRRSVERPNTP from the coding sequence ATGTTGCCCAAGGGGGGCATTCCGTTGACCCTGTACGACCTTGTCGCGCCCGGTCTCGATCTGCGCGGCGAACCGCGCTACCGGATAGCCGAGATACGCGCGGCCGATCCGCTCGGCGCCGACGCAATGCTGGCCGCACTGCCCGCGATGAACGCCGCCGCCGATGTGCCCGCGCTCACCGTCGCCCTGCGCGCCCTGGTGCCCGATCCCGACCGGGTCGCCGCACTCAGCGTCGTCGACGCGCTCGCCGCCATGCGCGACCTCGGCATCCTCCTCGGCTCCCTCAAACGCCACGGTACCGAGCCCGTCCCGGCCGTGCCCGAAGTCCTGCCGGTGCTCGAGGAGCTGGGGCGGCGCACCGACATGGTGCCGCGCGACACCGTGCACCACTACACGACCTGGAACCCTCTCGGCGCCAGGCAGCGGATGTACACCGGCGACAGGATGGAGGCCAGTCTCCAGGACGCGGTCCGGATGGTCTTCCCCAGCCTGGTCGCCGCGCTCGGCACCTGCGCGGAGCTCGCCCGCCTGGAACCCTACGACCCCGGCTTCGCACTCTGCCTCGACCGCACCGCCCAGCATGTGCAGGCCATGGTGGACTCCATCGACTTCACCGTCGCCAACGTCTCGCCGGTCTTCTTCGCGCAGGAGATGCGCTCCTACTTCGAGGAGATCGACGTCGCGGGCCACGAGTACCTGGGCCCGGCCGCCGCCCAGGTGCCGCTCTGGCTGGTCGATCTGACCCTGTGGCAGTGCGACCGCAGCAACCCGAAGTACGACGCGTTCCTGCGCGAGTCGGTGCAGTACAGCCTCCCGTCCTGGCGCGACCACTACGCCAGGCACCAGGGCGGCACCTCCGCCGTCTCCAAGCTCTCCGCGGCCATCAGCTGGGAGGCGGTCGACCGGCTGCCGCAGCAACTCGCCGCCTCCGCGGTCTCCCTCGCCCGGGTGCTGCGCATCCTCAAGACCTTCCGCGCCCGCCATATGACCATCGCCCGCAAGGCGTACAGCGAGGACGTGCGGCTCTACGACATGGGCAGCGGCGGGGCCCCCATCGAACTGCTGCGCTCGGTACTCGATCTGACCCGGGACAACGAAACCCTCGTACGCCGCTCCGTCGAACGGCCGAACACCCCCTGA
- a CDS encoding flavin-dependent oxidoreductase, with translation MTHIMIAGGGIAGLTAALALHTAGFERITVVETAPEIHPVGAGLNIMPNAVRELDALGLLDRLEERAVRTHELRYYHRSGGLISREPRGLGAGYHWPQLSIQRGDLQLVLADAVRTRLGAGALVGGVRVIGVEPMPDGRPRVQLEHRDGARRGKASLEPDLLIGADGIRSAVRAALNPGEGEPPWNGMLVWRGVSRMAAHRIGTFMFIAGDDRQKAVVYPMTSPDKDTGEVLVNWALAMPADAVDDATRGDWNRQVPVEKFLHHYEGWDFDGVSVTEVLRAADTAFEYPMVDREPLERWSHGRTTLIGDAAHAMYPIGSNGATQSIVDGRALAHAMARYSEPAHALAAYEAERRPAMTELQRANRQLGPEVVINLAHERAPGGFTDIEEVIPARERAEIAARYAATGAFDPARVNQGSPYGLSVRSLR, from the coding sequence ATGACCCACATAATGATCGCCGGCGGTGGAATCGCGGGGCTCACCGCGGCACTCGCCCTGCACACCGCCGGATTCGAGCGGATCACCGTCGTCGAGACGGCCCCCGAGATCCACCCGGTCGGCGCCGGACTCAACATCATGCCCAACGCGGTACGCGAACTCGACGCGCTCGGGCTGCTCGACCGTCTCGAGGAGCGAGCCGTACGCACCCATGAGCTGCGCTACTACCACCGCAGCGGCGGACTCATCTCCCGCGAGCCGCGCGGCCTCGGCGCCGGATACCACTGGCCCCAGCTCTCCATCCAGCGCGGCGATCTCCAACTGGTGCTCGCCGACGCGGTACGGACAAGGCTCGGCGCGGGCGCCCTGGTGGGCGGGGTGCGCGTCATCGGCGTGGAGCCGATGCCGGACGGGCGCCCACGCGTCCAGCTGGAGCACCGCGACGGTGCCCGGCGCGGCAAGGCCTCCCTCGAACCGGACCTCCTCATCGGCGCCGACGGCATCCGCTCGGCGGTCCGGGCCGCGCTCAACCCCGGCGAGGGCGAGCCGCCGTGGAACGGCATGCTGGTGTGGCGCGGCGTCTCCAGGATGGCCGCCCACCGGATCGGCACGTTCATGTTCATCGCGGGCGACGACCGGCAGAAGGCCGTGGTCTACCCGATGACCTCGCCTGACAAGGACACCGGTGAGGTCCTCGTCAACTGGGCGCTCGCGATGCCCGCCGACGCCGTCGACGACGCTACGCGCGGAGACTGGAACCGGCAGGTGCCCGTCGAGAAGTTCCTCCACCACTACGAGGGCTGGGACTTCGACGGCGTCAGCGTCACCGAGGTCCTCCGCGCCGCCGACACGGCCTTCGAGTACCCGATGGTGGACCGCGAGCCCCTGGAGCGCTGGTCCCACGGCCGTACGACGCTGATCGGCGACGCGGCCCACGCGATGTACCCGATCGGCTCCAACGGCGCGACCCAGTCCATCGTCGACGGCCGCGCACTCGCCCACGCCATGGCCCGGTACTCCGAGCCGGCCCACGCGCTGGCCGCGTACGAGGCGGAGCGCCGGCCGGCCATGACCGAGCTCCAGCGGGCGAACCGGCAGCTCGGCCCCGAGGTCGTCATCAACCTCGCCCACGAACGGGCACCCGGCGGCTTCACCGACATCGAGGAGGTGATTCCGGCGCGGGAACGCGCCGAGATCGCAGCCCGTTACGCGGCGACCGGGGCCTTCGACCCGGCGAGGGTCAACCAGGGTTCCCCGTACGGCCTTTCGGTGCGTTCGCTGCGCTGA